A stretch of the Lolium perenne isolate Kyuss_39 chromosome 3, Kyuss_2.0, whole genome shotgun sequence genome encodes the following:
- the LOC127343230 gene encoding high mobility group B protein 14, protein MKTRSQTTPKPLNTVRLPPLPSPRTKSKPKPKPRPESGKKGTLHDLRRPKKPPTAFFFFMEDFRVAFKEENPSVKSMREIGRACGEKWNKMTFEEKVKYYDLATERRAEFEKAMAQYNKKKINGELSEESGYE, encoded by the exons ATGAAGACGAGGTCGCAGACGACCCCGAAGCCCCTCAACACCGTCAGGCTGCCCCCCTTGCCGAGCCCCAGGACGAAGTCGAAGCCGAAGCCGAAGCCGAGGCCCGAGTCCGGGAAGAAGGGGaccctccacgacctccgccgcCCCAAGAAGCCCCCCACCGCCTTCTTCTTTTTCAT GGAGGATTTCAGGGTAGCATTTAAGGAAGAAAATCCAAGTGTAAAATCAATGCGGGAG ATAGGGAGGGCATGCGGCGAGAAATGGAATAAAATGACATTTGAG GAAAAAGTGAAGTATTACGATCTAGCTACGGAAAGGCGTGCTGAGTTTGAGAAGGCGATGGCTCAATATAACAAGAAAAAG ATAAATGGTGAATTGTCAGAGGAATCAGGCTACGAGTAG
- the LOC127343231 gene encoding GDSL esterase/lipase At4g10955 — MAKAMPDQKAGEAATAAANPLEFHVYGPRNLPCTNWRDLLNSSWKNPSYRRMVIACFIQGAYLLELDRQEKRDERTGLASQWWRPFKYRLLQPLVDERDGSMYGAVLEWDHQAALSDYIPFRPTRAPAAVVALRGTLLRAPTFRRDVVDDLRCLAWDSLKGSVRFPGALAALRDVARRFGAGNVCVGGHSLGAGFALQVGKALAKEGVNVECHVFNPPSVSLAMSLRVLGETAGELWGRARAWIPFVGSQPAPDTSGGNSESEAMASLAQAGMARWIPYLYINTNDYICCHYTSDAAGGTAAVAVDNRGRAGNGTGKAGVATMVMVSKGPTKFLAAHGLEQWWADDVELQVVLNDSKLIGRQLRSLYAAQVAGR, encoded by the exons ATGGCCAAGGCGATGCCAGACCAGAAAGCCGGAGAAGCGGCGACGGCGGCAGCGAATCCGCTCGAGTTCCATGTGTACGGCCCCCGCAACCTGCCCTGCACCAACTGGAGAGATCTCCTGAACTCAAGCTG GAAGAACCCCAGCTACCGGCGGATGGTGATCGCTTGCTTCATCCAGGGGGCGTACCTGCTGGAGCTGGACCGGCAGGAGAAGCGCGACGAGCGCACCGGCCTCGCGTCGCAGTGGTGGCGGCCGTTCAAGTACAGGCTCCTTCAACCGCTCGTCGACGAGCGCGACGGCTCCATGTACGGCGCCGTCCTCGAGTGGGACCACCAGGCCGCGCTGTCGGACTACATCCCGTTCCGCCCCACCCGCGCGCCGGCCGCCGTCGTGGCGCTGCGCGGCACGCTGCTCAGGGCGCCCACGTTCCGCCGCGACGTCGTGGACGACCTCCGGTGCCTGGCCTGGGACAGCCTCAAGGGCTCCGTCCGCTTTCCCGGCGCGCTGGCGGCGCTGCGGGACGTCGCGCGCAGGTTCGGCGCCGGCAACGTGTGCGTGGGCGGGCACTCGCTGGGCGCCGGGTTCGCGCTGCAGGTCGGCAAGGCGCTGGCCAAGGAGGGCGTCAACGTGGAGTGCCACGTCTTCAACCCGCCGTCCGTTTCGCTGGCCATGAGCCTCAGGGTCTTAGGCGAGACGGCCGGCGAGCTGTGGGGCCGTGCGCGTGCATGGATCCCCTTCGTGGGCTCCCAGCCGGCACCCGACACGAGCGGCGGCAACAGCGAGAGCGAGGCGATGGCGTCGCTAGCACAAGCCGGGATGGCAAGATGGATCCCTTACCTGTACATCAACACGAACGACTACATCTGCTGCCACTACACCAGCGATGCGGCAGGCGGTACGGCGGCCGTGGCGGTCGACAACCGCGGCAGGGCCGGCAATGGCACCGGCAAGGCCGGGGTGGCGACGATGGTGATGGTGTCCAAGGGGCCGACCAAATTCCTCGCCGCGCACGGGCTGGAGCAGTGGTGGGCGGACGATGTCGAGCTGCAGGTTGTCCTCAACGACAGCAAGCTCATAGGGCGCCAACTCAGGTCGCTCTACGCCGCGCAGGTCGCAGGGAGATAG